Proteins encoded in a region of the Diabrotica virgifera virgifera chromosome 4, PGI_DIABVI_V3a genome:
- the LOC114339125 gene encoding zinc finger protein 98-like has product METTEPYFPKETCSSRNNEGTTLNTNMKLQTGRKPYECEICFKQFTTKYKLKTHLRVHSGERPYTCEICFKQFNEESNLKAHMRVHTGEKPHKCDICCKRFSQAGTLKSHLRTHTGEKPYKCKICLKQFSENSTLKGHLRSHSGEKPYKCEICFKGFCQLGHMKLHMRLHTGKNIYKCEICFKQFSQKSHLTEHMKVHTGEQLYKCEICFKKFTARSDLKRHLRMHTGEKPYKCEICLMQFSQNGHLKRHLRMHTEGKAYECEICLMQFFQKSHLKRHLKMHTGEKLYKCEICLKEFSQTYGLKSHLNHAH; this is encoded by the coding sequence ATGGAAACAACTGAACCTTATTTTCCCAAAGAAACATGTAGCAGTAGAAACAATGAAGGAACAACATTAAATACAAATATGAAACTTCAGACTGGAAGAAAACCTTAtgagtgcgaaatttgttttaaacagtttactacaaaatataaattaaaaacacatttgagagtgcactcCGGAGAAAGACCGTACacgtgcgaaatttgttttaagcagtttaatgAAGaaagtaatttgaaagcacatatgagagttcacactggagaaaaacctcataagtgcgATATTTGTTGTAAGCGGTTTAGTCAAGCAGGTACTTTGAAATCACATTTGAGAACGCACAcgggagaaaaaccttacaagtgcaaaatttgtttaaagcagtttagtGAAAACAGTACTTTAAAAGGACATTTGAGATCCCACagtggagaaaaaccttataagtgtgaaatttgttttaaaggGTTTTGTCAACTAGGACATATGAAACTACATATGAGATTGCACActggaaaaaatatatacaagtgcgaaatttgttttaagcagttttctcaaaAGAGTCATTTAACTGAACACATgaaagttcacactggagaacaactgtataagtgtgaaatttgttttaaaaagtttACTGCAAGAAGTGAtctgaaaagacatttgagaatgcacactggagaaaagccgtacaagtgtgaaatttgtttgatgCAGTTTTCCCAGAACGgtcatttgaaaagacatttgagaatgCACACTGAAGGTAAAGCTTacgagtgtgaaatttgtttgatgCAGTTTTTCCAGAAGAgtcatttgaaaagacatttgaaaatgcacactggagagaaactgtataagtgtgaaatttgcttaAAGGAGTTTAGTCAAACGTATGGTTTGAAATCACATTTAAACCACGCACACTAG